AATCTCAATGATTTCAGCCCTTCGGTCCGGCGTTGCGCACCGCATCGGTCATCTCAAAGCCCTTGTCGTTGTTACGAAACATCTCGGCAAGCTTCTTTGCCTGCGCGTCGTAGGCGCTGCCATCCTTCCATGTGTTGCGCGGGTTGAGCACCTCGCTTGGCACGCCATCAACAGCCTTTGGAATGTGCAGACCGAAGATCGGATGCTCCTCGTACTGCGCGCTCGCGAGCTTGCCCGATAGAATCGCGCTGACCATGGCGCGAGTGTACTTCAGGCTGAAGCGTGACCCCGTGCCGTACGGCCCGCCCGTCCAACCAGTGTTGAGCAGCCAGACGTTGGCGTTGTGCGTCTTGATCTTGTTCGCGAGCATCGCTGCGTACTCGGACGGCTGACGCGGGAGGAACGGCCCGCCAAAGCATGGCGAGAAGTTCGGCTGCGGCTCCTTCACACCCGCTTCTGTGCCCGCGAGCTTCGACGTGTACCCGTTGATGAAGTAGTACATCGCCTGCTCGGGTGTGAGCTTGGACACGGGCGGCATGACGCCGAATGCGTCCGCTGTCAGGAACACCACGTTCTTCGGATGACCGCCAACAGACGGGATCACCGCGCCATCAATGAAATCGACGGGATATGTCACACGGGTGTTCTCGGTGAGTGAGCCGTCGTCGTAATCGGGAAGGCGTGAATCCTTGTCGATGACAACATTCTCGAACACCGAGCCGAAACGAATCGCTGAATAGATCTGCGGCTCGCCCTCGGGTGTGAGTTTGATGCACTTGGCGTAGCACCCACCCTCAAAGTTGAACACGCCCGTATCCGACCAGCCATGCTCGTCATCGCCGATCAGCGCACGATCAGGATCGGCGCTGAGTGTTGTCTTGCCCGTACCTGAAAGACCGAAGAAGAGCGAGACGTTGTTCGGGTCGCTCTTCGCAACGTTCGCGGAGCAGTGCATGGGGAACACGCCGACCTCGGGCATGTCGAAGTTCATCGCGTAGAAGATGCTCTTCTTCATCTCGCCAGCGTACTCGGTGCCGAGGATGACCACGATCTTCTTTGTCAGGCTCTGCGCGATGATCATGGGCGATGACACGCCGAGCTTTGCCTGCTCTTCTGATGACAGACGGCGGCGACCAGCGTTGATGACAGTCCAGTCATGGTTCCAGTCGGTCGAGCCGCCAGCTGCTTGAGATCCCTGCTTGATGAACAGTGTGGATGCAAAGAGCGAGTGCCACGCCTGCTCTGTCACAACACGAACACCAAGACGATGCGTCGGATCTGCGCCAGCGAATCCCTCGAATGTGTACAGCTTGTCCTGCTTGTTCAGATGCTCGACCGCGAGTTGATGCACAAAGTCGAAGTTGTCCGGTGTGATCGGGCGGTTGACTTTGCCCCACCAGATCTTGTCGTGCACCTCGGCGGTGTCTTCGAGATACTTGTCGTTGGGAGAGCGCCCCGTGCGGTCGCCGGTCGTGCAGACAAGTGCGCCGTTTGCCGCGAGCCTGCCCTCGCCCGCTGCGATCGCGTGCTCGATCAGCACCGCCGAAGAGAGATTGCGGTAGGTTCGATTCGGTGCAAGGTTCAACTCGGCAGCTGCCATCTGGGACATTGTCCTGACTCCCTGTTTGTCCTGATACTGGCGGAATGTGGGCTTTTGCCCGTCGTGCTGACCACTTCCATCGGCACGAATCGGCATGCTAGGAACTACAAACACCGATGTGCAAGCGTGTTTGCGGTTTGGTCGGGCACATCAAACCGATCATCGGACCCATGATACCGCACATTTCGGCGTACAACACATCCGCAGGATGGCGCACGATCCGGCTCTTCAGTTTGAAGCAGACGTGTGTGGTCTCTATCGTTGCGGCCCGGCAGGTTTCCTGCTGGCAGGATGGTGGCTGTAGCTCAGCTGGTTAGAGCACCAGGTTGTGATCCTGGGGGTCGCGGGTTCGAGTCCCGTCAGCCACCCTTTTCCCGCCTTTTTTCATAGCAGCGTTCGAACCACATCTAGACCCTGACGATCAACGCACCTTCCAGTTCTGTCTCACCCGGAACCTCGAACAGCGTCTCGCAGAAATCGAACACCTCGCGCGTCACCTGCAGCGCGTATGTCTCACCTTGCTCCGTGTTGCGTTTCTGCACGCGCTCCCATCGTATTGCAGCATCAATATCAAGATAGTGCATGCGCACATTTCCATGATTCGATGCGATACTGCTGCGCACCACGTTCCGTTGTTTCTTTGTAAAAAATCCGAGATCAAGGATCACATCCTGCTTGCACCTGATGTGCTGTGCGACCATCTTCAGCATCTGATGCTGAATCCTGTTCACGCGCTCAAGCATCCATTCGTACGTTGGCGCATCTGACTTGTCAGCCTCAAACAATGATTCCATCCACTCATCGATCGAGTAGCGGATGCAGTTGCGCTGCTGCGCAAGATCTATCGCATACGTTGTCTTGCCAGCGCCGGTGTTGCCGACGATCATGTGAACTGTTGACACGAAAACCTCTTTCCAGCTCTCACACACCAAATCGTCGCAACGACTGATCAACGCTGCTCACATAGCTCCCGCCGAACAACCGCACGTGCACGAGCAACGGCCAGAGTTGATAGATCGGTCTGCGATCGCGCTCAAACCCCGGCTCGATAGGCATGTTGTCACGATACGCAGCAAAGAACGATTCGCCGAAGCACCCGAACAACGTCATGTACGCGAGATCGCACTCGTGATGCCCGTAGCTGATCGCAGGGTCGATGATGCCTGTCACGTGCGATTCATCTGCCAGTACGTTGCCAGACCACAGATCGCCGTGCAGCAATGACGGCTTTTCTGGCTCATTCAGCAGATTGTCGAGTTTGTTGCACAAACGATCGACGCGATGCGCAATGGACGATGGCATCTGGTTCGCATTTGTTGCAAGACACGCCATATACGACAAGCGATGCTCGGCAAAGAACGGAATCCACGCGTCTGTGTCAGGGTTTGGCTGAACGAGCGGCCCGATCAATGTGTCTCGCTCGAACCCACACCGATCTGATGTGATCGAGTGCAGATGCGCGACAAGTTCGCCAAGGTGTTGCTGCGCTTGTGCGCCTGCACAGGTTGAACCGGGTAGCTTCGTCATCACCAGCAGCATCGCGGAACTGTGCAGCACCTTCGGCACAGGCAGTTGTGTGTAGTCCCCAAGATAGCGCAGCATAAACGCTTCTGTTTCGAGTGAACCGAACGATGTGCTGCCGATCGCCCCCGCGTTCGCGTCGTACTTGACAACGATCTGATGATCCGCGGATGCGAGCGATGTCGCGAGAGAAACATTCCGCTCGATGACATCGACTATTGGATCAACAGCAAGCGAGAACACGTCGCCAACACACCCGCCTGTGAGTCTGCGAATTGAATGCGCACGCACACCGAGTACGTCCGAGACAAGACCAGCTAGGTTTGACACAACGGGATCACGCATGTGCGATTGTTGCAGGATAAAACAAAAAGCCCAGGGATTCAATCCCGGGGCCTTGCGTGAATAGCGTCAAATCTGCCCTTACTTCATATTGAGTGCGCTCGAAACGCCGGGCACATGCTGAGCGCCCTCGGGTACCTGAATCGATGCGCCCTGGAAATCGCCACCGATCTCCTCGTACCGACCTCCAAGCACTTCTGAAAGGAATATCTCAGTCACCGCGAAGAAACTCTTGTTGTTTTCGGGACGCGCAAACCCGTGCCCCTCGTCAGGATACAGCACATACGTCACGGGGATGTTCTTTTGCTTCATGGACTCAACGATCTGGTCGGCTTCAACCTGCTTGACGCGAGGGTCGTTGGCACCCTGTCCGATCAGCAGTGGCTTACTGATTTTGTCGACATAGTTCAGTGGTGAACGTTCGCTGAGCAGCTTGCGTCCCTCTTCTGTCGCAGGATTACCGACACGATTGGCAAGCTGCGGCAGGAACGGATACCAGTAGTCCGGGATATTCTGCATAAGCGTGATCAGGCTCGATGGCCCAACGATATCAACGCCACACGCAAACTTGTCCGGCGTGAATGTCAGACCAACCAGCGTCGCATACCCGCCGTATGAGCCGCCCATGATTGCAACCTTGTCCTTGTCTGCAACGCCACGATCCACGGCCCAATCGACTGCATCGATAAGATCGTCGTGCATCTTTGCTGCCCACTCGCCGTCCGCTGCATTAATAAAGTGCTTCCCGAAACCGGTCGAACCACGGTAGTTCACACTCAGCACCGCGTACCCACGGTTTGCTAGCAACTGGTGCAATCCGTTGTACCCCCACGTATCCCGCGCCCACGGACCACCATGGACAAGCAGCACCATTGGGAGTGCATGCTCGGGAACGCCGTTGCCATCAGTATCTGTGTTTTCCGGCAGCGTCAGATACGACACGAGCTTCAGCCCGTCGCGAGAGGTGATCTCATGCGACTGCATCGTTGCGAGATCGTACTTTTCAAGCGTGGGGCGGTTCGTGAACAGGAACTCACCGGTTTGCGACGTGCGATTGTACTTGTAGTACTTCACCGGTCCATCTGATTCTGTAAACGCAACGATCCAGACGCTGTTATCGAGTGTCTGTGACGTGACGCTGAAATCGCCACCGGACAAACGAGAAATCTTGTCAAGATCCGGCTTAATGGCGGGATCGAGCACTGTCCACTCAGTCCGCATATACGTTGCGCCCGCAGCGAGAAATCTGTTCTCTGTTGGATGCGTGATGAACGCCCCAGCGTCTGCACGATCGTCGCTGAAGAGCACCTTCGTCTCGCCGGTCTCAGTGTTTGTCGCGGTCAGCGCAGCTGTATCGCGATCACGAGAGTCAAGCATGTACATGAGCTTGCCCGAGGTGTCATATCCGAGCAGGTTGGTGGTCAGCGAGTCTTCCGAGGGGATTGTCTCCGCAGGAACCCAGCCGCCTTCACCATCGGAGTTGAACACCATGACCTCAGCAGCCGGTGTGAATGTCACCGCATTGCGCACATTGTAATCGTCGTCCGTCACAAACCCGAGGAATCCGTCGTTCTGCTGCACGAGCGACATCTCGCCGGTCTTGATGTTCACGCGATGGATGTCATGAAACTGCGGCTGACGATTGTTGATGCCAACAAGAATTTCATCGGGATGGAGATGAGAAACCTGCTGAATCTGCGCTGCAATCCCGTCCATTGGTGTCAGGCAGATCTCTTTCCCTGTTGCAAGATCAACAGAAAACACGCGCCAGTTCTCATCCCCGCCACGATCCTGCAGGTAGATAATGTGTGTGCCACCGGTCGACCAGAAGTACTGGCGAATCCCGCGGTTGTCATCCTTTGTCACCGGCTTTGCGTTGTGGAGTT
Above is a genomic segment from Phycisphaeraceae bacterium containing:
- a CDS encoding S9 family peptidase gives rise to the protein MRSFRRVVTIGFAVGAGLGMTAGVATAQDLIPRDVLFGNPERAAVRISPDGTQLSWLAPVEGVLNIWVAPVNELHNAKPVTKDDNRGIRQYFWSTGGTHIIYLQDRGGDENWRVFSVDLATGKEICLTPMDGIAAQIQQVSHLHPDEILVGINNRQPQFHDIHRVNIKTGEMSLVQQNDGFLGFVTDDDYNVRNAVTFTPAAEVMVFNSDGEGGWVPAETIPSEDSLTTNLLGYDTSGKLMYMLDSRDRDTAALTATNTETGETKVLFSDDRADAGAFITHPTENRFLAAGATYMRTEWTVLDPAIKPDLDKISRLSGGDFSVTSQTLDNSVWIVAFTESDGPVKYYKYNRTSQTGEFLFTNRPTLEKYDLATMQSHEITSRDGLKLVSYLTLPENTDTDGNGVPEHALPMVLLVHGGPWARDTWGYNGLHQLLANRGYAVLSVNYRGSTGFGKHFINAADGEWAAKMHDDLIDAVDWAVDRGVADKDKVAIMGGSYGGYATLVGLTFTPDKFACGVDIVGPSSLITLMQNIPDYWYPFLPQLANRVGNPATEEGRKLLSERSPLNYVDKISKPLLIGQGANDPRVKQVEADQIVESMKQKNIPVTYVLYPDEGHGFARPENNKSFFAVTEIFLSEVLGGRYEEIGGDFQGASIQVPEGAQHVPGVSSALNMK
- the pckA gene encoding phosphoenolpyruvate carboxykinase (ATP), with protein sequence MSQMAAAELNLAPNRTYRNLSSAVLIEHAIAAGEGRLAANGALVCTTGDRTGRSPNDKYLEDTAEVHDKIWWGKVNRPITPDNFDFVHQLAVEHLNKQDKLYTFEGFAGADPTHRLGVRVVTEQAWHSLFASTLFIKQGSQAAGGSTDWNHDWTVINAGRRRLSSEEQAKLGVSSPMIIAQSLTKKIVVILGTEYAGEMKKSIFYAMNFDMPEVGVFPMHCSANVAKSDPNNVSLFFGLSGTGKTTLSADPDRALIGDDEHGWSDTGVFNFEGGCYAKCIKLTPEGEPQIYSAIRFGSVFENVVIDKDSRLPDYDDGSLTENTRVTYPVDFIDGAVIPSVGGHPKNVVFLTADAFGVMPPVSKLTPEQAMYYFINGYTSKLAGTEAGVKEPQPNFSPCFGGPFLPRQPSEYAAMLANKIKTHNANVWLLNTGWTGGPYGTGSRFSLKYTRAMVSAILSGKLASAQYEEHPIFGLHIPKAVDGVPSEVLNPRNTWKDGSAYDAQAKKLAEMFRNNDKGFEMTDAVRNAGPKG
- a CDS encoding fructosamine kinase family protein; the protein is MRDPVVSNLAGLVSDVLGVRAHSIRRLTGGCVGDVFSLAVDPIVDVIERNVSLATSLASADHQIVVKYDANAGAIGSTSFGSLETEAFMLRYLGDYTQLPVPKVLHSSAMLLVMTKLPGSTCAGAQAQQHLGELVAHLHSITSDRCGFERDTLIGPLVQPNPDTDAWIPFFAEHRLSYMACLATNANQMPSSIAHRVDRLCNKLDNLLNEPEKPSLLHGDLWSGNVLADESHVTGIIDPAISYGHHECDLAYMTLFGCFGESFFAAYRDNMPIEPGFERDRRPIYQLWPLLVHVRLFGGSYVSSVDQSLRRFGV
- a CDS encoding ATP-binding protein, coding for MSTVHMIVGNTGAGKTTYAIDLAQQRNCIRYSIDEWMESLFEADKSDAPTYEWMLERVNRIQHQMLKMVAQHIRCKQDVILDLGFFTKKQRNVVRSSIASNHGNVRMHYLDIDAAIRWERVQKRNTEQGETYALQVTREVFDFCETLFEVPGETELEGALIVRV